In Dehalococcoidia bacterium, one DNA window encodes the following:
- the mscL gene encoding large conductance mechanosensitive channel protein MscL — translation MNLVNDFKQFLLRGNVVDLAVAVVIGAAFGAVVTALVADFITPLIAAIGGQQDFSALDFTINNSVFRYGHFINQVIAFLLIAAAVFFFVVVPVNALITRSRREPAPDPTLRKCPECLSEIPTEARRCAFCTSEVPPA, via the coding sequence ATGAACCTCGTCAACGACTTCAAGCAGTTCTTGCTCCGCGGGAACGTGGTCGATCTGGCAGTGGCGGTGGTAATCGGGGCCGCGTTCGGCGCAGTGGTGACGGCGCTCGTCGCGGACTTCATAACGCCGCTCATCGCCGCGATCGGCGGTCAGCAGGACTTCTCCGCACTCGATTTCACGATCAATAACAGCGTCTTCAGGTACGGACACTTCATCAACCAGGTGATCGCCTTTCTCCTGATCGCGGCGGCGGTGTTCTTCTTCGTCGTCGTGCCGGTGAACGCCCTGATCACGCGCTCGCGGCGGGAGCCCGCTCCTGACCCGACGCTGCGGAAGTGTCCCGAATGCTTGAGCGAGATACCGACAGAGGCGCGCCGCTGTGCGTTCTGCACGTCGGAGGTGCCGCCGGCCTGA
- a CDS encoding TMEM165/GDT1 family protein, producing the protein MDLRLLFSTFGLLFLAELGDKTQLAVFTLVARHKAPIPIFLGAAIALVLVTAIGALVGQGVSQVLPEDVIHRGAAALFILMGILIWFDIL; encoded by the coding sequence ATGGACCTCCGGCTGCTATTCAGCACCTTCGGACTTCTATTCCTGGCGGAGCTCGGCGACAAGACGCAGCTCGCCGTCTTCACCCTCGTGGCGCGTCACAAGGCGCCGATACCTATCTTCCTGGGGGCGGCGATCGCCCTCGTGCTTGTGACGGCGATCGGCGCCCTCGTGGGGCAGGGGGTGTCGCAGGTGCTCCCGGAGGACGTTATTCACCGCGGCGCGGCGGCGCTGTTCATCCTCATGGGCATCCTCATCTGGTTCGACATCCTGTAG
- the uvrC gene encoding excinuclease ABC subunit UvrC, translated as MTKSLMAQRVSALPNRPGVYIMKDADGRVIYVGKAASLRSRVRSYFGSPRSMEPKLRALAESIADFDYIVTNTNQEALHLEATLVKRHQPFFNVRLKDDKHYPYLRIDVQNPWPRVEITRRIADDGARYFGPYASAWSVRKILDIVNRIFPWRTCTKQITGADPRPCLDFYIHRCAGPCSGECTKEEYDEVIRQVIMFLEGKTDEVVRQIRAQMEEASESQQFERAAILRDQLRAIENVTERQVTAYATPQDEDVFGLARADGEAMVQVLFIRGTKMVGGDHFALDGAGDEPDEEVVNGFLKQFYESATYVPRNILLPVDVPERRPIEEWLSERRGTRVRLLVPARGNKRRLVTMARDNAREALEMERVKWLADRTRTQAALEELQDELELPSLPRRIECFDISDIMGTSAVGSMAVFIDGRPRSAEYRRFRIRTVEGANDVAMMAEVLRRRFRRAGEAAERPEQDEKGWGVLPDLVIIDGGRAQLNAAFEVLRESGVPEIPAAGLAKQEEELYVKDLAEPIVLPRTSQALYLLQRVRDEAHRFAVTYHRKVRQKAGTRSALDSIPGVGPKRRRALVRKFGSVKAIREASVDEIASTVGFTRSLAERVKASL; from the coding sequence ATGACAAAATCGTTGATGGCCCAGCGCGTGTCCGCCCTGCCCAACCGGCCGGGCGTCTACATCATGAAAGACGCCGACGGACGCGTGATCTACGTCGGCAAGGCGGCGAGCCTGCGCAGCCGCGTCCGCTCCTACTTCGGGTCGCCCCGCAGTATGGAGCCGAAGCTCCGCGCCCTCGCCGAATCGATCGCCGATTTCGATTACATTGTCACGAACACAAACCAGGAGGCCCTCCACCTGGAGGCGACGCTGGTCAAGCGACACCAGCCGTTCTTCAACGTGCGGCTCAAGGACGACAAGCACTACCCCTACCTGCGCATCGACGTCCAGAACCCGTGGCCGCGCGTCGAGATCACCCGCCGCATCGCCGACGACGGCGCCCGCTACTTCGGGCCATACGCCAGCGCCTGGTCGGTGCGCAAGATACTCGACATCGTGAACCGCATCTTCCCCTGGCGGACGTGCACCAAGCAGATCACTGGCGCCGACCCGCGCCCCTGCCTCGACTTTTACATCCACCGCTGCGCCGGCCCCTGCTCCGGCGAGTGCACCAAAGAGGAGTACGACGAGGTCATCCGGCAGGTGATCATGTTCCTCGAGGGCAAGACGGACGAGGTGGTGCGCCAGATCCGCGCGCAGATGGAGGAGGCGTCGGAGAGCCAGCAGTTCGAGCGGGCGGCCATCCTCCGCGACCAGCTCCGCGCCATCGAGAACGTGACCGAGCGCCAGGTCACGGCCTATGCGACCCCCCAGGACGAGGACGTCTTCGGGCTGGCGCGCGCCGACGGCGAGGCGATGGTGCAGGTGCTGTTCATCCGCGGCACGAAGATGGTGGGAGGCGACCACTTCGCCCTCGACGGCGCCGGGGACGAGCCCGACGAGGAGGTGGTGAACGGCTTCCTGAAGCAGTTCTACGAATCGGCGACGTACGTGCCCCGAAACATTCTCCTCCCGGTCGACGTGCCGGAGCGCCGCCCCATCGAAGAGTGGCTATCGGAGCGAAGGGGCACCCGGGTGCGGTTGCTGGTCCCCGCGCGGGGCAACAAGCGCCGCCTGGTGACAATGGCGCGCGACAACGCCCGCGAGGCGCTGGAAATGGAACGCGTGAAGTGGCTGGCCGACCGCACGCGCACGCAGGCCGCGCTCGAGGAGCTGCAGGATGAGCTCGAGCTGCCGTCGCTGCCACGCCGCATCGAGTGCTTCGACATCTCCGACATCATGGGCACGTCCGCTGTCGGCAGCATGGCCGTCTTTATCGACGGGCGGCCGCGGTCGGCGGAGTACCGTCGCTTCCGCATCCGCACGGTCGAGGGCGCGAACGACGTGGCGATGATGGCGGAGGTGCTGCGTCGCCGCTTCCGGCGCGCCGGCGAGGCGGCGGAGCGCCCGGAGCAGGACGAGAAGGGATGGGGCGTTCTTCCCGATCTCGTCATCATCGACGGCGGGCGGGCGCAGCTTAACGCCGCCTTCGAAGTGCTGCGCGAGTCGGGCGTGCCGGAGATACCGGCAGCGGGCCTGGCAAAGCAGGAAGAGGAGCTGTACGTGAAGGACCTGGCGGAGCCCATCGTCCTGCCGCGGACGTCGCAGGCGCTGTACCTGCTGCAACGGGTCCGCGACGAGGCGCACCGCTTTGCCGTGACGTACCACCGGAAGGTGCGCCAGAAGGCGGGGACGCGCTCAGCGCTCGACTCGATACCGGGCGTGGGGCCGAAGCGGAGGCGAGCGCTGGTCCGGAAGTTCGGCTCGGTGAAGGCGATACGGGAGGCCAGTGTCGACGAGATTGCGTCGACGGTGGGGTTCACGCGGTCGCTGGCGGAGCGGGTGAAGGCGTCCCTTTAG
- a CDS encoding carboxypeptidase regulatory-like domain-containing protein, with protein sequence MKGSNRSRLFRVLPLLAVAVAASLLFSGCLWGVVRDAETGNPLPGVTVNYTDANGASGSAVTDANGIFVVDQKYGPVPAVGPISFQISEPGFEPLTAARMMQYNDNANASLADLSSFWEVQGFQLVREKVQRVQVEIPVVDVDSVSLPPAVPGGATILAWVYVVRANVYSDPADPSAGGCQDELGQATAPGDPSPLAFGSTCTVLGDDFRLVVTATLIVYTQQGFPPVVIPYAVVSTAAYDWIAPSPNTSWQTVTINSNDATGPDSANIRFEAQLRFRAVYDSSVPPVASDVNLKEGFAPVDRREILRRLVALPITSWSYISEPGVRHVGPMAQDFYAAFGLGGSDRRIEVVDAYGVAFAAIQELNDMLVEKDRQIAALQRQVADLTTRVAALEAKLGR encoded by the coding sequence ATGAAAGGAAGCAACCGCTCTCGCCTCTTTCGAGTCCTTCCGTTGCTGGCCGTCGCCGTCGCCGCCTCTCTCCTGTTCTCCGGTTGCCTGTGGGGCGTCGTGAGAGACGCCGAGACCGGGAACCCGCTGCCCGGCGTAACGGTAAACTACACCGACGCAAACGGCGCCTCGGGCTCGGCGGTCACCGATGCCAACGGCATCTTTGTGGTCGATCAGAAGTACGGGCCGGTACCTGCCGTCGGGCCGATCAGCTTCCAGATATCGGAGCCCGGGTTCGAGCCCCTGACCGCAGCCCGCATGATGCAATACAACGACAACGCGAACGCGAGCCTGGCGGACCTTTCCAGCTTCTGGGAGGTGCAGGGCTTTCAGCTCGTGCGCGAGAAGGTGCAGCGCGTCCAGGTCGAGATCCCTGTTGTCGACGTGGACAGCGTGTCGTTGCCGCCTGCAGTGCCGGGTGGAGCCACTATTCTCGCCTGGGTCTACGTCGTCAGGGCCAACGTCTATTCGGATCCCGCTGACCCCAGTGCGGGAGGGTGTCAGGATGAGCTTGGCCAGGCGACCGCGCCCGGTGATCCTTCGCCCCTGGCTTTCGGCTCCACCTGCACCGTTCTTGGAGACGACTTCCGTTTGGTGGTGACGGCCACCCTCATTGTATACACTCAGCAGGGCTTTCCCCCCGTGGTCATTCCCTACGCCGTAGTCTCGACGGCCGCGTATGACTGGATAGCGCCCTCGCCGAACACCTCCTGGCAGACGGTGACGATAAACAGCAACGACGCCACCGGCCCCGACAGCGCCAACATCCGCTTCGAGGCGCAGCTCCGCTTCCGCGCCGTCTACGACAGCAGTGTCCCGCCCGTCGCTAGCGACGTCAACTTGAAGGAGGGCTTCGCCCCCGTCGACAGGCGAGAGATACTGCGGCGACTGGTCGCGCTTCCTATCACGAGCTGGAGCTACATCAGCGAGCCGGGCGTCCGCCACGTCGGCCCCATGGCGCAGGACTTCTACGCCGCCTTCGGCCTCGGCGGCAGCGATCGCCGGATCGAGGTCGTGGACGCGTACGGCGTCGCCTTCGCCGCCATCCAGGAGCTGAACGACATGCTGGTGGAGAAAGACAGGCAGATCGCGGCGCTACAGCGGCAGGTCGCCGATCTTACGACGCGCGTCGCCGCCCTGGAAGCGAAGCTCGGACGCTAG
- a CDS encoding DUF72 domain-containing protein has translation MTKRFWIGTSGWVYNHWRGPFYPKGLPAGKWLDFYRRHFPTVELNNSFYRLPKEENWRSWRQAVPEGFVFAVKASRYITHVKRLTHPEQPLDSFLGGARLLEGSLGPVLYQLPPNFHLKPENRDRLAHFLSLLPSDVRHVFEFRHDSWFDDDVFSLLRLHNAAFCVFHMFDRETPLVATTDFAYVRFHGSDSAYGGSYSDGQLRGWADRLRDLPEDVREVYVYFNNDAHGYAVANARTLSSLLT, from the coding sequence ATGACGAAGCGCTTCTGGATCGGCACCTCCGGCTGGGTCTACAACCACTGGCGCGGCCCTTTCTATCCAAAGGGCCTCCCTGCCGGCAAGTGGCTCGACTTCTACCGACGTCATTTCCCCACCGTTGAGCTGAACAACAGCTTTTATCGGCTCCCCAAAGAGGAGAACTGGCGCTCCTGGCGGCAGGCGGTGCCCGAAGGCTTCGTCTTCGCCGTGAAGGCGAGCCGCTACATCACTCACGTCAAGCGCCTCACGCACCCCGAACAGCCGCTGGACAGCTTTCTCGGCGGCGCGCGCCTGCTCGAGGGCTCGCTCGGCCCCGTTCTCTACCAGCTCCCGCCCAACTTCCACCTCAAGCCTGAGAACCGCGACCGCCTGGCCCACTTCCTCTCCCTGCTGCCGAGCGACGTCCGCCACGTCTTTGAGTTCCGGCATGACTCCTGGTTCGACGACGACGTGTTCTCCCTGCTGCGGCTGCACAACGCCGCCTTCTGCGTCTTCCACATGTTCGACCGCGAGACGCCGCTCGTGGCGACGACCGATTTCGCCTACGTGCGCTTCCATGGCAGCGACAGCGCCTACGGCGGCTCCTACAGCGATGGGCAGCTCCGCGGATGGGCGGACCGCCTGCGGGACCTGCCCGAAGACGTGCGCGAAGTCTACGTCTACTTCAACAACGATGCGCACGGCTACGCTGTCGCCAACGCCCGGACGCTTTCGTCTCTCCTTACTTGA
- a CDS encoding protein-L-isoaspartate(D-aspartate) O-methyltransferase, translating to MESDFAAARRALVEGLRQEIRDERVLEAMRRVPREKFVPEQYQRYAYDDRPLPIGQGQTISQPLMVAIMTDILRLAGTEKVLEVGTGSGYQAAILAELAREVVTVERMAELAESAAQRLRELGYGNVSVHVNERGLGWPEEAPYDAIVVTAGAPQVPQSLVDQLAIGGRMVIPVGGRRVQQLLRVVREPHGTSVTRHGQCRFVPLVGEGAWSEEEESEAEY from the coding sequence ATGGAGAGCGATTTCGCCGCGGCGCGCAGGGCCCTCGTGGAGGGACTCCGGCAGGAGATCAGGGACGAGCGGGTGCTGGAGGCGATGAGACGCGTGCCGCGCGAGAAGTTTGTCCCCGAGCAGTACCAGCGCTACGCCTACGACGACCGTCCCCTGCCCATCGGCCAGGGGCAGACGATTTCCCAGCCGCTAATGGTGGCGATAATGACGGATATCCTGAGGCTGGCGGGCACTGAAAAGGTGCTGGAAGTGGGCACCGGGTCGGGCTACCAGGCGGCGATACTGGCGGAGCTGGCGCGCGAGGTCGTCACCGTCGAGCGCATGGCGGAGCTGGCGGAAAGCGCGGCGCAGCGCCTGCGAGAGCTCGGATACGGGAACGTGTCCGTTCACGTGAACGAGAGGGGGCTTGGCTGGCCCGAGGAGGCCCCTTACGATGCAATCGTCGTGACGGCGGGCGCCCCCCAGGTGCCGCAGTCGCTGGTCGACCAGCTCGCGATAGGCGGGCGGATGGTGATACCGGTGGGCGGGCGGCGCGTGCAGCAGCTCTTGAGGGTGGTCAGGGAACCGCACGGGACATCCGTGACGCGCCACGGGCAGTGCCGGTTCGTGCCGTTGGTGGGCGAGGGGGCCTGGTCGGAGGAGGAGGAGAGCGAAGCGGAATACTAG
- the xerD gene encoding site-specific tyrosine recombinase XerD, translating into MDDPVGQFLHYLSVEKGSSTNTIAAYRNDLSQFRGYLQETGNLNGGSPPWNTVNRMAVVDYIGELKRKGYAEATVARKIAAIKAFFTFLHQVETAIESNPTENVGFRVPKSLPKPLSIREIDELLEQPARSSTPEAKRDKAMLELLYATGLRVTELVSLDVDHVHMNRRAPHVRCMGKAGKERTIPIHRDALDALQEYLDEGRPRLVRDKHQQALFVNRRGERLTRQGFWLILKGYARAAEIAKPVTPHTLRHSFATHMLKGGAPLRNVQELLGHANMSTTQVYTKLTDDMLRQVYERAHPRAK; encoded by the coding sequence ATGGACGACCCTGTCGGCCAGTTCCTCCACTACCTGTCCGTTGAGAAGGGATCTTCCACCAACACCATCGCCGCCTACCGGAACGATCTCTCCCAGTTCCGCGGCTACCTCCAGGAGACGGGGAACCTCAACGGCGGCTCTCCCCCCTGGAACACCGTCAATCGGATGGCTGTCGTGGACTACATCGGCGAGCTCAAACGCAAAGGCTACGCAGAAGCGACGGTGGCGCGAAAGATAGCGGCAATCAAAGCATTCTTCACTTTTCTCCACCAGGTCGAGACCGCCATCGAGAGCAACCCCACCGAGAACGTAGGCTTTCGCGTCCCCAAGTCGCTGCCCAAACCGCTGTCGATCCGCGAGATCGATGAGCTGCTCGAGCAGCCTGCCCGCTCCTCGACACCCGAGGCGAAGCGCGACAAGGCAATGCTGGAGCTCCTCTACGCCACCGGCCTCCGGGTCACAGAGCTTGTCTCGCTCGACGTCGACCACGTCCACATGAACAGGCGGGCTCCACACGTCCGCTGCATGGGGAAGGCCGGAAAGGAACGCACCATCCCCATACACAGGGACGCCCTTGACGCCCTCCAAGAGTACCTCGACGAAGGACGCCCGCGGCTTGTCAGGGACAAGCACCAGCAGGCGCTATTCGTCAACCGGCGGGGCGAGCGCCTGACGCGGCAGGGCTTCTGGCTGATACTCAAAGGCTACGCGAGGGCGGCGGAAATAGCGAAGCCTGTTACTCCTCATACCTTGCGTCACAGCTTTGCCACCCATATGCTGAAAGGAGGAGCGCCACTCCGAAACGTTCAGGAACTGCTGGGTCATGCCAACATGTCGACGACGCAGGTGTACACGAAACTCACCGACGATATGCTGCGGCAAGTCTACGAGAGGGCGCACCCCAGAGCAAAGTAA
- a CDS encoding immune inhibitor A, which produces MAASLLALLLLLLPVACDDDGAPATPTAAPTIAATPSPAATPTPARDVSLPRRNLVELARRLRGVTGDIPTQVNAVPPAYQVGDTHTFSLLHMAPPGQAGEVPPTLLEIQATIRLVTPHAYFYFEDGLDVAKEDIEQAGRVFEETIYPTVVSHFGQERSPGIDNDPHITILHAALEGAGGYFSDLDCFPRAVSPISNEREMVYLDLPSLRPGGLLYAGVLAHELQHLVLWSNDPSEELWVNEGLSEVAAGLVREGSSMGWAFLDEPDTQLNTWDPRGENAVHYGAADLFLRYVAQRVGGAEKLTGLVAEPRDGFDGVTAFLAAQGLAADSFDLFADWLVANLLDLSNDPVLGHAGVEAGVEPEISLEGTASGAETVSQFGADYIEIDVNAAAATFAFDGEETVPLLPNQPHSGRGQWWSARGDGIDTKLTREIDLSGVSSATLEFWTWFDIERWYDYGYVEASADGGQTWEVLEGTHTTLDDPLQQAYGPGYTGRSGGGETAQWVKESMDLSRFAGGKLLLRFEYVTDLGVNAPGWAIDDLTVPEIGLADGAEADGAWQAEGFQRVTGPLQQRFLVQVIERGQPPEMTHVALDARNRASITLASDGGDTEAVIVIAGLTEGTTEKARYEYTLSLSP; this is translated from the coding sequence GTGGCTGCCTCTCTTCTTGCCCTGCTGCTGCTTCTCCTGCCCGTCGCCTGCGACGACGACGGCGCGCCCGCCACGCCGACGGCTGCCCCCACGATTGCCGCGACGCCCTCGCCGGCCGCGACCCCCACTCCCGCCCGAGACGTCTCCCTCCCTCGTCGCAACCTCGTGGAGCTGGCACGACGGCTGCGCGGCGTCACCGGCGATATTCCCACGCAGGTCAACGCCGTACCGCCCGCGTACCAGGTCGGCGACACTCACACGTTCAGCCTCCTCCACATGGCGCCGCCCGGCCAGGCAGGAGAAGTGCCGCCGACCCTGCTCGAGATCCAGGCGACGATCCGGCTGGTCACGCCCCACGCCTACTTCTACTTCGAGGATGGGCTGGACGTCGCCAAGGAAGACATTGAGCAGGCGGGGCGCGTATTCGAGGAGACGATCTATCCTACCGTTGTCAGCCACTTCGGGCAGGAGCGCAGCCCGGGAATCGACAACGACCCGCACATCACCATTCTTCACGCCGCTCTCGAAGGCGCGGGCGGATACTTCAGCGATCTCGACTGCTTTCCTCGCGCCGTCAGCCCCATCAGCAATGAGCGGGAGATGGTCTACCTCGACCTGCCGTCGCTCCGGCCGGGCGGTCTGCTCTACGCGGGCGTGCTCGCGCACGAGCTGCAACACCTCGTCCTCTGGAGCAACGACCCCAGCGAGGAGCTATGGGTCAACGAGGGGCTCTCGGAGGTGGCGGCGGGACTGGTGAGGGAGGGCAGCTCGATGGGATGGGCTTTCCTCGACGAGCCGGACACGCAGCTCAACACCTGGGACCCCCGGGGAGAGAACGCCGTGCACTACGGGGCCGCCGACCTCTTCCTTCGCTACGTCGCGCAGCGGGTGGGGGGCGCAGAGAAGCTGACGGGCCTCGTCGCTGAGCCGCGGGACGGCTTTGACGGCGTGACCGCCTTCCTCGCCGCCCAGGGGCTGGCCGCCGATTCCTTCGACCTGTTCGCCGACTGGCTCGTCGCGAACCTCCTCGACCTCTCGAACGACCCTGTTCTCGGCCACGCCGGCGTAGAGGCTGGCGTGGAGCCCGAGATATCGCTGGAGGGGACGGCCAGCGGCGCGGAGACCGTGAGCCAGTTCGGGGCCGACTACATCGAGATCGACGTCAACGCTGCCGCAGCCACCTTTGCCTTCGACGGGGAGGAGACCGTGCCCTTGCTGCCCAACCAACCCCATAGCGGCCGCGGTCAATGGTGGTCGGCGCGCGGCGACGGCATCGACACGAAGCTAACGCGTGAGATCGACCTCAGCGGCGTGTCCAGCGCCACGCTCGAGTTCTGGACGTGGTTCGACATCGAAAGGTGGTACGACTACGGCTACGTCGAGGCGTCGGCGGACGGCGGGCAGACCTGGGAGGTGCTTGAGGGGACGCACACCACTCTGGACGACCCCTTGCAGCAGGCGTACGGGCCGGGCTACACCGGCAGGAGCGGCGGCGGAGAGACCGCCCAGTGGGTGAAGGAGTCGATGGACCTGAGCCGGTTCGCGGGCGGGAAGCTGCTGCTACGGTTCGAGTACGTCACCGACCTGGGCGTGAACGCGCCCGGGTGGGCCATCGACGATCTCACGGTACCTGAGATCGGGCTTGCGGACGGCGCCGAGGCCGACGGAGCATGGCAGGCGGAAGGCTTTCAGCGCGTGACAGGCCCCCTCCAGCAGCGCTTTCTCGTCCAGGTGATCGAGCGGGGGCAGCCACCGGAGATGACGCACGTGGCGCTTGACGCGCGGAACCGGGCGTCGATCACCCTCGCGTCCGACGGCGGCGACACAGAGGCGGTTATCGTAATCGCCGGCCTTACTGAGGGCACGACGGAGAAGGCGCGGTACGAGTACACCCTGAGCCTCTCGCCCTAG
- a CDS encoding TIGR00725 family protein, whose amino-acid sequence MMISVVGGDHAPPEALEMAEQVGRELAKRGCALVCGGRGGVMEAACRGARAEGGHTIGILPTMDASGMNPYVEFPIVTALGYARNAIVVLSGSAVIAIDGSYGTLSEIAHALQYGKPVVLLASWTFSADGHESPPVIHASGPVDAVEKAIAAAKAPGMGPATTEEAARGN is encoded by the coding sequence ATGATGATCTCCGTTGTCGGCGGCGACCACGCGCCCCCGGAGGCCCTCGAGATGGCCGAACAGGTAGGCCGCGAGCTGGCAAAACGGGGCTGCGCTCTCGTCTGCGGCGGCCGCGGCGGCGTCATGGAGGCCGCGTGCCGGGGGGCCCGCGCCGAGGGCGGCCACACCATCGGCATCCTGCCGACGATGGACGCCAGCGGCATGAACCCCTACGTCGAGTTCCCCATCGTCACCGCGCTCGGCTACGCCCGCAACGCCATCGTCGTCCTCTCGGGCAGCGCCGTCATCGCCATCGACGGCTCTTACGGCACGCTGTCGGAGATTGCGCACGCGCTCCAGTACGGCAAGCCCGTCGTCTTGCTGGCGAGCTGGACGTTCAGCGCCGACGGGCACGAGAGTCCCCCCGTGATACACGCCAGCGGCCCGGTCGATGCGGTCGAGAAGGCGATAGCCGCGGCCAAAGCCCCAGGGATGGGACCTGCAACGACGGAGGAGGCAGCCCGTGGAAATTGA